The following are encoded in a window of Rhizobium leguminosarum genomic DNA:
- a CDS encoding ATP-binding cassette domain-containing protein, with protein MARRCEASAQSVPSSFRNRAFCPWLTVLDNVSFGLETRGLSREQARGRARHYARRPAAVRGCLSRQLSGGMAQRVGIARALAVQPEILLLDEPLGALDAMTKIGMQQELARIWRDEDVTTFSSPMISRRRSTWPTGS; from the coding sequence ATGGCAAGGCGGTGCGAGGCGTCGGCGCAGAGCGTGCCGTCATCTTTCAGGAACCGCGCCTTCTGCCCCTGGCTGACCGTGCTCGACAATGTCTCCTTCGGGCTGGAAACAAGAGGCCTATCGCGTGAGCAGGCGAGGGGACGGGCGCGCCACTATGCTCGTCGGCCTGCAGCAGTTCGAGGCTGCCTATCCCGGCAGCTGTCGGGCGGCATGGCCCAGCGCGTCGGCATCGCTCGGGCTCTGGCCGTCCAGCCCGAGATCCTGCTGCTCGACGAACCGCTCGGCGCGCTCGACGCGATGACCAAGATCGGCATGCAGCAGGAACTCGCACGGATCTGGCGCGATGAGGATGTGACGACATTCTCGTCACCCATGATCTCGAGGAGGCGATCTACCTGGCCGACCGGATCCTGA